Proteins from one Telopea speciosissima isolate NSW1024214 ecotype Mountain lineage chromosome 1, Tspe_v1, whole genome shotgun sequence genomic window:
- the LOC122659359 gene encoding G2/mitotic-specific cyclin S13-7-like isoform X1, producing MASRAIVQQNPRDAAVAGVGRQKNAAAEGKNRRALEDVSNLGVTNRGLEGKPLQQITRPVTRSFCAQLLANAQAAAQNDQKPTAVVVDGVVIIDADVAKGVGAAKAAQKKVTVKPLPDTVIEISPDTVEEIKPKKLENRRKSREGSSGKKVKTLTATLTARSKVACGLTAKPKDPIVDIDAADVNDQLAVVEYVEDIYQFYKLTEHESKVHDYIVSQPGIDERMREILADWLIEVHHKFELMPETLFLTLHIVDRFLSLKTVPRRELQLVGIGAMLISSKYEEIWAPEVNDFIIISDKAYTREEILGMEKAILGRLEWSLTFPTPYVFLVRFIKAAGSDQEMENMVFFLAELGLMRYASIMYCPSMVAASAVYAARCTLSKTPLWSETLKLHTGYTEAQLMECAKLLVSFHSSAAESKLKGVYKKYSSPQRRAVALFPPAKNLTMSIV from the exons ATGGCATCAAGGGCTATCGTTCAACAGAATCCGAGAG ACGCAGCAGTTGCTGGAGTAGGGAGGCAGAAGAACGCTGCTGCAGAGGGAAAGAACCGACGGGCACTTGAAGATGTAAGCAATTTGGGGGTTACAAATAGGGGTTTGGAAGGGAAGCCTCTTCAACAGATCACTCGCCCTGTGACAAGGAGTTTCTGTGCACAATTACTTGCTAATGCACAGGCCGCAGCACAGAATGATCAG AAGCCAACTGCAGTAGTTGTTGATGGGGTAGTGATTATTGATGCTGATGTTGCAAAGGGAGTTGGTGCAGCAAAGGCAGCTCAAAAGAAAGTGACTGTGAAGCCATTACCTGATACAGTAATCGAGATTAGTCCTGATACAGTGGAGGagatcaaacccaaaaagctaGAAAACAGGAGAAAATCTAGGGAAGGTTCATCAGGAAAGAAAGTGAAGACCCTCACAGCAACCCTAACTGCTCGGAGCAAG GTTGCTTGTGGGTTAACTGCTAAACCCAAGGACCCAATTGTTGACATTGATGCAGCAGATGTTAATGATCAGTTAGCAGTAGTTGAGTATGTTGAAGACATCTACCAGTTTTATAAACTCACTGAG CATGAAAGTAAAGTTCATGACTACATAGTGTCACAGCCTGGCATAGATGAGAGGATGAGGGAGATTCTTGCAGATTGGTTGATAGAAGTTCATCATAAGTTTGAATTGATGCCTGAAACATTGTTTCTTACCCTTCACATTGTGGACCGATTCCTTTCCCTGAAGACTGTCCCAAGGAGGGAATTGCAGCTGGTTGGCATAGGTGCCATGCTCATATCGAGCAAATATGAAGAGATTTGGGCTCCAGAG GTCAATGACTTTATTATCATTTCAGATAAAGCGTACACTAGAGAAGAGATATTGGGGATGGAGAAGGCAATATTGGGCAGACTTGAATGGAGCTTGACATTTCCAACACCTTATGTCTTCCTTGTGAGATTTATCAAGGCTGCTGGGTCTGATCAGGAG ATGGAAAACATGGTCTTCTTTCTTGCTGAGCTTGGTCTGATGCGTTATGCAAGTATTATGTATTGTCcatcaatggtagcagcttcaGCAGTCTATGCTGCTAGATGCACACTGAGCAAGACCCCTCTGTGGAGTGAAACACTTAAATTGCATACTGGTTACACTGAAGCACAGCTTAT GGAGTGTGCAAAGCTATTAGTTAGCTTCCACTCATCGGCAGCAGAGAGCAAGCTGAAAGGGGTTTACAAGAAATATTCAAGTCCACAACGCAGAGCTGTTGCTCTGTTTCCTCCAGCCAAGAATCTCACAATGTCCATTGTGTAA
- the LOC122659359 gene encoding G2/mitotic-specific cyclin S13-7-like isoform X2, which translates to MNFSWKFADAAVAGVGRQKNAAAEGKNRRALEDVSNLGVTNRGLEGKPLQQITRPVTRSFCAQLLANAQAAAQNDQKPTAVVVDGVVIIDADVAKGVGAAKAAQKKVTVKPLPDTVIEISPDTVEEIKPKKLENRRKSREGSSGKKVKTLTATLTARSKVACGLTAKPKDPIVDIDAADVNDQLAVVEYVEDIYQFYKLTEHESKVHDYIVSQPGIDERMREILADWLIEVHHKFELMPETLFLTLHIVDRFLSLKTVPRRELQLVGIGAMLISSKYEEIWAPEVNDFIIISDKAYTREEILGMEKAILGRLEWSLTFPTPYVFLVRFIKAAGSDQEMENMVFFLAELGLMRYASIMYCPSMVAASAVYAARCTLSKTPLWSETLKLHTGYTEAQLMECAKLLVSFHSSAAESKLKGVYKKYSSPQRRAVALFPPAKNLTMSIV; encoded by the exons ATGAATTTCTCATGGAAATTTGCAGACGCAGCAGTTGCTGGAGTAGGGAGGCAGAAGAACGCTGCTGCAGAGGGAAAGAACCGACGGGCACTTGAAGATGTAAGCAATTTGGGGGTTACAAATAGGGGTTTGGAAGGGAAGCCTCTTCAACAGATCACTCGCCCTGTGACAAGGAGTTTCTGTGCACAATTACTTGCTAATGCACAGGCCGCAGCACAGAATGATCAG AAGCCAACTGCAGTAGTTGTTGATGGGGTAGTGATTATTGATGCTGATGTTGCAAAGGGAGTTGGTGCAGCAAAGGCAGCTCAAAAGAAAGTGACTGTGAAGCCATTACCTGATACAGTAATCGAGATTAGTCCTGATACAGTGGAGGagatcaaacccaaaaagctaGAAAACAGGAGAAAATCTAGGGAAGGTTCATCAGGAAAGAAAGTGAAGACCCTCACAGCAACCCTAACTGCTCGGAGCAAG GTTGCTTGTGGGTTAACTGCTAAACCCAAGGACCCAATTGTTGACATTGATGCAGCAGATGTTAATGATCAGTTAGCAGTAGTTGAGTATGTTGAAGACATCTACCAGTTTTATAAACTCACTGAG CATGAAAGTAAAGTTCATGACTACATAGTGTCACAGCCTGGCATAGATGAGAGGATGAGGGAGATTCTTGCAGATTGGTTGATAGAAGTTCATCATAAGTTTGAATTGATGCCTGAAACATTGTTTCTTACCCTTCACATTGTGGACCGATTCCTTTCCCTGAAGACTGTCCCAAGGAGGGAATTGCAGCTGGTTGGCATAGGTGCCATGCTCATATCGAGCAAATATGAAGAGATTTGGGCTCCAGAG GTCAATGACTTTATTATCATTTCAGATAAAGCGTACACTAGAGAAGAGATATTGGGGATGGAGAAGGCAATATTGGGCAGACTTGAATGGAGCTTGACATTTCCAACACCTTATGTCTTCCTTGTGAGATTTATCAAGGCTGCTGGGTCTGATCAGGAG ATGGAAAACATGGTCTTCTTTCTTGCTGAGCTTGGTCTGATGCGTTATGCAAGTATTATGTATTGTCcatcaatggtagcagcttcaGCAGTCTATGCTGCTAGATGCACACTGAGCAAGACCCCTCTGTGGAGTGAAACACTTAAATTGCATACTGGTTACACTGAAGCACAGCTTAT GGAGTGTGCAAAGCTATTAGTTAGCTTCCACTCATCGGCAGCAGAGAGCAAGCTGAAAGGGGTTTACAAGAAATATTCAAGTCCACAACGCAGAGCTGTTGCTCTGTTTCCTCCAGCCAAGAATCTCACAATGTCCATTGTGTAA
- the LOC122659387 gene encoding protein transport protein Sec61 subunit gamma: MDSLDSVVDPLREFAKDSYRLVKRCHKPDRKEFTKVAFRTAVGFVVMGFVGFFVKLIFIPINNIIVGSV, encoded by the exons ATGGATTCGCTAGATTCCGTCGTCGATCCATTGAGAGAGTTCGCTAAGGACAGCTATCGCCTCGTCAAGCGCTGCCACAAGCCAGATCGGAAAG AATTCACGAAGGTCGCGTTTCGTACGGCTGTCGGCTTCGTCGTGATGGGATTCGTTGGGTTCTTCGTGAAGCTAATCTTCATCCCCATCAACAACATCATCGTCGGATCTGTTTAG
- the LOC122659378 gene encoding COX assembly mitochondrial protein 2 homolog — MHPPLTLHRHPMCAEIIEQFQKCHVDHPVAKFFGECTDLKIKLDRCFREEKALKRKENFEQSKKLKERLQAHRMETAEKSQD, encoded by the exons ATGCATCCTCCTTTGACATTACACAGGCACCCAATGTGTGCTGAA ATTATCGAACAGTTCCAAAAGTGTCATGTTGACCATCCTGTTGCAAAATTCTTTGGAGAGTGTACAGACCTGAAAATTAAGCTCGACCGCTGTTTCAGGGAAGAA AAAGCCTTGAAGCGAAAGGAGAACTTTGAGCAGAGTAAGAAGCTGAAGGAGAGGCTACAAGCACACAGGATGGAAACTGCTGAGAAAAGCCAAGACTAA